The genomic region TTCTGTAAATACTGTCTTTAAAACCGCTTGCGTTACCTCAAAGCAGCGCGCAATTGAATGCTGGCGCGACTGGCCATCCATCAGCACCTCTGGCTCCACAATTGGCACAAGACCTGCCTCCTGGCATAAAGCAGCATAACGTGCCAAAGCTTGCGCATTTTGGCGTATTGCTCCTCTTGTTGGCAAAGAATACTCATCAATAGCAATCACCGCACGCCATTTGGCAAAACGTGCTCCTAAAGTAAAATAGTCCTTCAAACGTTCCCGAAGGCCATCTAACCCTTCTGTAATCGTCTCATGAGGAAAAGCTGCCAAAGGCTTAGCACCTGTATCAACCTTAATACCTGGCAATGCACCAACATCTCGAATAAGGTCGGTCAACATTCGACCAGAGGATGCTTTTTGACGAATGGTTTCATCAAATAAAATCACACCAGAAATAGCGCATTTCATAGCGTCCTTTGCAGTAAAAAGCATTTCACGATAAGCCCGGCGATGATCCTCATTTGCTTCCAAACCAATTGATTCAAACCGTTTACCAATTGTCGCATTGCTTTCATCTGCAGCCAAAATACCTTTTCCTGCACTGACCAAAGAAAGCGCTATATCTTCAAGACGTTCTTTCATAAAAAGCTCCTCTTTTTTCCCAATTTTTCTCAACAA from Bartonella schoenbuchensis R1 harbors:
- a CDS encoding class I fructose-bisphosphate aldolase, translating into MKERLEDIALSLVSAGKGILAADESNATIGKRFESIGLEANEDHRRAYREMLFTAKDAMKCAISGVILFDETIRQKASSGRMLTDLIRDVGALPGIKVDTGAKPLAAFPHETITEGLDGLRERLKDYFTLGARFAKWRAVIAIDEYSLPTRGAIRQNAQALARYAALCQEAGLVPIVEPEVLMDGQSRQHSIARCFEVTQAVLKTVFTELFEARVVLEGMILKPNMVIDGKDARKACVEEVAEKTLCVLKQTVPAAVPGIAFLSGGQSDEEATAHLSAMNASGSWPWTLTFSYGRALQSAALKTWGGKQDNVAAAQKAFYHRARMNHLAALGQWTKEHEHSCA